The following are encoded together in the Mesotoga sp. Brook.08.105.5.1 genome:
- a CDS encoding carcinine hydrolase/isopenicillin-N N-acyltransferase family protein has product MCDSFVVLGSSTADGRTIFGKNSDREPNEPQSIHFFPRLSGNGTDLFTTTQRVSQVSETNAILISKPSWMWGGEMGVNDKGVVIGNEAVFTKETVRRDGLLGMDILRIALERSESAEHAVKTIVELIEDYGQGANGGFTKYLYYHNSFLIADRENAWVLETSDSYWVSKKVKGSAAISNCLTLGDDFDDGHPQVIRNAENHGWHKPGKAFSFAESYEKKLIRKFSGAGTRLRRMQELLEEGEVSIERSFEILRDHENSKHLGSMRNICMHAGASLVSSQTTSSMVVVLGEKPEIWITNSSVPCLSVFKPVWFDSYESSLPFDEPEDGINYWGSWEKFIRLAILRDSKAKELWREYCLQFEQDLLLTAGKMKADDLSEQAFDKSRNIARKMTSLLEEEEVEAGFFNRKYWNRQNKKLQELKSRNFKKEIPT; this is encoded by the coding sequence ATGTGTGATTCCTTTGTAGTTCTTGGTAGTTCTACAGCAGATGGCAGAACGATTTTCGGAAAGAACAGCGACCGTGAGCCAAATGAACCGCAATCGATCCATTTCTTTCCTCGTTTATCAGGTAATGGAACGGATTTGTTCACAACAACGCAGAGAGTCAGCCAGGTTAGCGAGACTAACGCGATCCTCATTTCGAAGCCATCGTGGATGTGGGGTGGCGAAATGGGAGTCAATGACAAGGGAGTTGTTATAGGAAATGAAGCGGTTTTCACGAAGGAGACGGTCCGGAGAGACGGTCTCCTGGGTATGGACATATTGAGGATTGCGTTGGAGAGATCGGAAAGTGCCGAACATGCTGTCAAAACGATTGTTGAGTTGATTGAAGATTACGGTCAGGGAGCTAACGGAGGTTTCACCAAATATCTATATTATCACAACTCTTTTCTGATAGCAGATAGAGAAAATGCGTGGGTTCTGGAAACCTCCGATAGCTATTGGGTTTCGAAGAAGGTGAAAGGATCTGCCGCGATATCAAACTGTCTGACTCTTGGAGACGACTTTGATGATGGTCATCCTCAGGTCATTCGAAACGCAGAAAATCACGGATGGCATAAGCCCGGGAAAGCGTTTAGCTTTGCTGAATCATACGAAAAGAAACTAATTAGGAAATTCTCGGGCGCAGGAACAAGACTTAGAAGAATGCAAGAGCTTCTGGAAGAGGGAGAAGTAAGTATCGAAAGAAGCTTTGAGATTCTTAGAGATCACGAAAATAGCAAACACCTCGGTTCAATGCGAAATATTTGTATGCACGCCGGTGCCTCATTAGTCAGCAGTCAGACTACTTCTTCGATGGTAGTTGTTCTGGGAGAGAAGCCAGAAATATGGATAACTAATAGTAGTGTCCCCTGTCTATCTGTGTTCAAGCCAGTATGGTTTGATAGCTACGAATCAAGCCTTCCATTTGACGAACCGGAAGACGGGATCAACTACTGGGGGAGCTGGGAGAAATTCATCCGGCTAGCCATTCTACGAGACTCAAAGGCAAAAGAGTTGTGGAGAGAGTACTGCCTTCAGTTTGAACAGGATCTGTTGTTGACTGCCGGGAAAATGAAAGCAGATGATCTCTCGGAGCAGGCATTCGATAAGAGCAGGAATATTGCGAGAAAAATGACCTCGCTTCTAGAGGAAGAAGAGGTAGAAGCAGGCTTCTTCAATAGAAAGTACTGGAACAGACAGAACAAGAAGCTTCAGGAGCTGAAATCAAGGAACTTCAAGAAGGAGATTCCTACGTGA
- a CDS encoding MBL fold metallo-hydrolase, producing the protein MVEVKKLLAKALDENCYVIEEEEVLTIVDPGYGLSEEFTKLVSDKQVRILLTHGHADHTHDADQIAASAIIIHELDRPLLLDPNKSLLTFFGKTRLLIEEGMIVTPEILHRPWKCLHTPGHTKGSCCFMYGERYLFSGDTVFSNSVGRTDLPDGDGIEMERSIRKLKQFFIERPNLIVLPGHGPETTAQSILRENPFFT; encoded by the coding sequence ATGGTAGAAGTCAAGAAACTCCTGGCCAAAGCTCTGGATGAGAACTGTTATGTGATAGAAGAAGAGGAAGTGCTAACAATTGTAGACCCCGGTTATGGTCTCTCAGAAGAGTTTACCAAACTTGTGAGCGACAAGCAAGTACGCATTCTTCTAACTCACGGTCATGCCGATCACACACACGATGCCGATCAGATTGCCGCAAGCGCGATTATTATACATGAATTGGACAGACCATTACTACTAGATCCAAATAAAAGCCTTCTCACCTTTTTCGGAAAAACCCGTCTTCTTATAGAAGAAGGCATGATTGTAACTCCCGAGATTCTTCACAGACCCTGGAAGTGTCTTCACACTCCCGGACATACAAAGGGTTCCTGCTGCTTCATGTACGGAGAGAGATACCTTTTTTCTGGCGATACAGTCTTCTCGAATTCGGTTGGAAGAACTGATTTACCAGACGGCGATGGAATAGAGATGGAGAGGAGTATTAGAAAGCTCAAGCAGTTCTTCATTGAAAGACCTAATTTGATAGTGCTTCCAGGCCACGGACCGGAAACGACGGCTCAAAGTATTCTTAGGGAGAACCCCTTTTTCACGTAG